Proteins encoded by one window of Planktothrix tepida PCC 9214:
- a CDS encoding glycosyltransferase, translating to MVLISVVIPVYNGEKTIQQTINSVLNQTFKDWELIIVDDGSQDSTVKIIREIEDSRIRILSYDNGGLAISRNRGIDQAQGEYITFLDADDLWTPEKLEAQFQALQENPEAAVAYSWTDYIDESSQFLHSGRQITINGNIYQHLLVNNFLENGSNPLIRKQALNQVGGFDSSINSVADWDMWLRLAALYQFVAVPLPQILYRVSTRSMSSQIKNQERECLKVIEKAFEQAPESLHPLKRKTLAELYKYLMWKIFQQQPNPKQGLILMEYLINYSTHEPEWKKEIKFILIMFIKSLITLTLPSRFSQKILKKD from the coding sequence ATGGTTTTAATTTCTGTTGTTATTCCTGTATATAATGGAGAAAAAACAATTCAACAAACAATTAATTCAGTTTTAAATCAAACTTTTAAAGACTGGGAATTAATTATTGTTGATGATGGTTCTCAAGACTCAACAGTTAAGATAATTAGGGAAATAGAAGATTCACGAATTAGAATATTGTCTTACGATAATGGAGGGTTAGCTATTAGTCGCAATCGAGGTATTGATCAGGCTCAAGGTGAATATATTACTTTTCTGGATGCTGATGACTTATGGACTCCAGAGAAATTAGAAGCGCAGTTTCAAGCGTTACAAGAGAATCCAGAGGCTGCTGTTGCCTATAGTTGGACAGACTATATTGATGAGTCAAGCCAATTTTTGCATTCTGGCAGACAGATTACAATTAATGGGAATATTTATCAACATTTATTAGTAAATAATTTTTTAGAAAATGGTTCTAACCCGTTAATTCGTAAACAAGCGTTAAATCAAGTTGGGGGATTTGACAGTTCGATTAACTCAGTAGCCGATTGGGATATGTGGCTGAGATTAGCAGCACTTTATCAATTTGTAGCAGTTCCACTCCCTCAGATTTTATATCGAGTTTCTACTCGTTCAATGTCCTCTCAAATTAAAAATCAAGAAAGAGAATGTTTAAAAGTCATTGAAAAAGCTTTTGAACAAGCACCTGAGTCTTTACACCCTTTAAAACGAAAGACTTTAGCAGAACTATATAAATATCTAATGTGGAAAATTTTTCAGCAGCAGCCGAATCCTAAGCAAGGTTTGATTTTAATGGAATATCTTATTAATTATTCTACCCATGAGCCTGAATGGAAAAAAGAAATAAAATTCATCTTAATCATGTTTATAAAAAGTTTAATAACCTTAACTTTACCTTCTAGGTTTTCCCAAAAAATTCTTAAAAAAGATTAG
- a CDS encoding glycosyltransferase: MPLISVIIPVFNGEKTIYYTIESVLNQTFTDFELIIINDGSTDSTLDVISSINDPRIKVFSYPNGNQAVSRNRGISHANGEYIAFIDADDLWTPDKIEDQYQALQNNPEAAVAYSWTDYIDESSRFLRPGSHITINGDVYPNLLVVNILENGSNPLIRRDALEEVGEFDSSLPPAEDWDMWLRLAKQYQFITIPKPQILYRQSSQSASANVLKLEASSTKVIEQSFSQAPDSLKFLKKRSLANIYKYLTFKAIEDSPSRQNAGIAAYCLWQYCKYKPELLLKPKIIMSATIKIILMFFRPKIVN, encoded by the coding sequence ATGCCTCTAATTTCAGTTATTATTCCAGTGTTCAACGGAGAAAAAACAATTTATTATACAATTGAATCAGTATTAAATCAAACTTTTACTGATTTTGAACTGATTATAATCAATGATGGTTCCACTGACTCAACTTTAGATGTTATTTCCAGTATTAATGATCCTCGGATCAAGGTTTTCTCCTATCCTAATGGGAATCAAGCTGTTAGTCGTAATCGAGGTATATCTCATGCTAATGGTGAGTATATAGCGTTTATAGATGCAGATGATCTGTGGACACCAGATAAGATTGAGGATCAATATCAAGCTTTGCAAAATAATCCTGAAGCTGCTGTTGCTTATAGTTGGACGGATTACATTGATGAATCTAGCCGATTTTTAAGACCAGGGAGTCACATTACTATTAATGGGGATGTTTATCCGAACCTATTAGTCGTTAATATACTTGAAAATGGCTCTAATCCTTTAATTCGTCGTGATGCTTTAGAAGAAGTTGGTGAATTTGATTCATCCTTACCCCCTGCTGAAGATTGGGATATGTGGCTTAGATTAGCAAAACAGTATCAGTTTATTACTATTCCTAAACCTCAAATTTTATATAGACAATCCTCTCAATCAGCATCTGCTAATGTGTTAAAATTAGAAGCAAGTAGCACAAAAGTAATTGAACAATCTTTTAGCCAAGCTCCTGATTCATTAAAATTCCTCAAAAAAAGAAGCCTTGCGAATATATATAAATACCTTACTTTTAAAGCCATTGAAGACTCTCCTTCACGGCAGAATGCTGGAATAGCTGCCTACTGTTTATGGCAATATTGCAAATATAAACCCGAATTATTATTAAAACCAAAAATTATTATGAGTGCAACTATTAAAATAATACTCATGTTTTTTCGACCCAAAATAGTTAATTAA
- a CDS encoding glycosyltransferase: MKKTVLIYRDALLPYSETFIPAQVENFSSYQGFYIGSGRFKGLRYPLPPERTLMLSDQAKVTTNRRFLYLLTGWGYGNWSERLKALSPCLIHTHFATDGIWALPLMSRLKIPLILTCHGHDVTSSNRTNDDLVWLYGEGIWPPVYRNFQKKLFRQAHTCIAVSNFIRSRCIELGCPENKVIVQYIGVDVDHFLPQSSICREPIVLFVGRLVKYKGCDDLIRAMAEVQSVIPELELVIIGDGEQRVALEQQAARLLKRYRFLGVQSSAEVKTWMNRSLLMCAPSFLDQRGICEGLPITILEAQAMQLPVISSIHAGIPEVIIQGETGFLIPEKDWKTLSQYILDLAKSPRLRQKFAMAGRKRIEQEFNVKINTAKLECLYDQVLASVM, from the coding sequence ATGAAGAAAACCGTTTTAATTTATCGAGATGCACTGCTCCCTTACTCAGAAACTTTTATTCCTGCTCAGGTAGAAAATTTTTCATCTTATCAAGGTTTCTATATAGGGAGTGGTCGTTTTAAAGGACTAAGATATCCCTTACCACCAGAGCGAACCTTAATGTTGAGCGATCAGGCTAAAGTCACCACAAATAGAAGATTTTTGTATTTGCTAACGGGGTGGGGTTATGGGAATTGGTCTGAACGTTTAAAAGCATTATCACCCTGTTTAATTCATACCCATTTTGCAACAGATGGGATTTGGGCATTACCGTTAATGTCCCGTTTGAAAATCCCATTAATTCTCACTTGTCATGGACATGATGTGACATCCAGCAATAGAACTAACGATGATTTAGTGTGGCTTTATGGTGAAGGAATCTGGCCTCCAGTCTATAGGAATTTTCAGAAAAAGTTATTTAGACAAGCTCATACTTGTATTGCCGTTTCTAACTTCATTCGTTCTCGATGTATTGAGTTGGGTTGTCCTGAAAATAAAGTCATTGTTCAATATATTGGAGTAGATGTTGATCATTTTTTACCTCAATCTAGCATTTGTCGTGAGCCTATTGTCTTGTTTGTTGGGCGGTTAGTTAAGTATAAAGGCTGTGATGACTTAATTCGAGCAATGGCAGAAGTACAGTCTGTTATACCTGAACTAGAATTAGTTATTATTGGGGATGGAGAACAAAGAGTAGCTTTAGAACAACAAGCTGCACGTTTACTCAAACGTTATCGATTTTTAGGAGTACAATCTTCTGCTGAAGTGAAAACATGGATGAATCGTTCCTTGTTAATGTGCGCTCCTAGTTTTTTAGATCAGCGAGGTATTTGTGAAGGTTTACCGATAACAATACTGGAAGCTCAAGCGATGCAATTACCCGTTATTAGTTCCATTCATGCAGGAATACCTGAAGTTATTATTCAGGGTGAAACCGGGTTTTTGATCCCAGAAAAAGATTGGAAAACACTAAGTCAATATATCTTGGATTTAGCTAAAAGCCCTAGATTAAGACAAAAATTTGCGATGGCGGGACGCAAAAGAATAGAACAAGAATTCAATGTAAAAATAAATACTGCCAAACTAGAATGTCTTTATGATCAAGTGCTGGCTTCGGTTATGTAA
- a CDS encoding sulfotransferase family protein — MEKSPIFIVGCDRSGTTLLRLMLIQSPILHIPQESMFVYLLEREPENYGDLTYPYQRWFLIRDLQTNPATPESFTFPIFNLTLEEAERAIFEITPTHVSGAIEALFKASASKLNKQRWGDKSPRHVKYIPLLAESFPHAKFVHIIRDGRDVAISIRKAKWVSNNMQEAATYWKQRVQAGRLGGSTLSKDRYYEVYYEQLVYEPEKTLKELCQWLNLDYTAQMLEYYKGAQDRISEQHKSLFQLIDQPIDPSRVSAWKRSLSALEIADFESVAGDLLVELGYEITGLKIPLRVQAIRTLRNNLGPLSYKLRRFFSKI, encoded by the coding sequence ATGGAAAAATCGCCGATTTTTATCGTTGGTTGTGATCGATCAGGAACAACCTTACTGAGACTGATGCTGATTCAAAGCCCGATTCTCCACATTCCTCAAGAGTCAATGTTTGTCTATTTATTAGAGAGAGAGCCTGAGAATTACGGGGATTTGACATACCCTTATCAACGTTGGTTTTTGATCAGAGATTTACAAACTAACCCAGCTACTCCTGAATCTTTTACATTTCCTATTTTTAATCTAACTCTGGAAGAAGCGGAACGAGCCATCTTTGAGATAACACCAACTCATGTTTCCGGTGCCATAGAAGCTTTATTTAAAGCTTCTGCTTCTAAACTAAATAAACAACGGTGGGGAGATAAATCGCCCCGCCATGTTAAGTATATCCCACTTTTAGCAGAATCATTTCCTCATGCAAAATTTGTTCACATCATTCGAGATGGTCGGGATGTCGCAATCAGTATCCGTAAAGCCAAATGGGTCAGTAATAATATGCAAGAAGCTGCCACTTATTGGAAACAACGGGTGCAAGCGGGGAGATTAGGAGGATCAACACTATCAAAAGATCGCTACTATGAGGTCTATTATGAGCAACTGGTCTATGAACCCGAAAAAACCTTAAAGGAATTATGTCAGTGGCTTAACCTTGACTACACTGCACAAATGTTGGAATACTATAAAGGAGCACAAGATCGTATATCAGAACAACATAAAAGTTTATTTCAATTAATTGATCAACCCATTGACCCATCACGAGTATCTGCTTGGAAGCGATCACTATCTGCTTTAGAAATAGCTGACTTTGAGAGTGTGGCGGGTGATTTGCTGGTTGAACTGGGTTATGAGATCACGGGGTTGAAAATCCCTCTCCGAGTGCAAGCAATCCGCACCTTGCGAAATAATTTAGGGCCACTATCCTATAAGCTGCGTAGATTTTTTTCAAAAATCTAA
- the htpG gene encoding molecular chaperone HtpG, which produces MTVLEQGTITIHTENIFPIIKKSLYTDHEVFLRELVSNAVDAIAKLKMVSRSGEYSGDIGEPEITITVDKDNKTLSVTDNGIGMTADEVKKYINQVAFSSAEEFVEKYKANSDQSIIGHFGLGFYSSFMVARQVEIDTLSYQDGAQAVHWTCDGSPVFQLEDSGRIQRGTTITLTLMDEETEYLETSRIRQLIKTYCDFMPVPIKLDGETINRQKAPWRESPNNLTSEDYLELYRYLYPFQEEPLLWVHLNTDYPFIVNGILYFPKLKPDVDVTQGNIKLFCNQVFVSDHCEDIIPKFLMPLRGVIDSTDIPLNISRSALQTNRTVRKIADYVAKKVADRLKELYRDNRKEYIRCWQDIGTFVKFGSLNDDKFKKQVEDILIYRTTYTPETPNTEEKAVEVQVQTEEGDVWQEVASQTPENTDEKGRYYTTLSEYLERNKQRHENRVFYCTDEATQATYIQLHTSQGLEVLFLDSFIDSHFISFLEREHTDVKFSRVDAELDENLIDKDNNSEIVDPKTNKTRSEEIKDLFTAALNKPKLTIRTESLKSENTPPAMVLLPEFMRRLQDMTALIQQQKAEFPEEHILLINTAHPLIQNLVNLSQGAIIQEGGESPSAELAKMICHHVYDLALIAQKGFDGEGMKDFVERSNQVLTRLTSN; this is translated from the coding sequence ATGACCGTACTTGAACAGGGAACGATTACCATCCATACCGAGAATATCTTCCCCATTATCAAAAAATCCCTCTACACAGACCATGAAGTCTTCCTGCGGGAACTCGTTTCCAACGCCGTTGACGCCATCGCTAAACTGAAAATGGTGTCCCGGTCTGGGGAATACTCCGGGGATATCGGCGAACCTGAAATCACCATTACCGTTGATAAAGACAACAAAACCCTCTCCGTGACCGATAATGGCATCGGGATGACCGCCGACGAGGTGAAAAAATATATTAACCAAGTCGCCTTCTCCAGCGCCGAAGAATTTGTCGAAAAATATAAAGCCAATTCTGACCAATCTATCATCGGTCATTTTGGTTTAGGGTTCTACTCTTCCTTCATGGTCGCCCGTCAAGTTGAAATTGATACCCTTTCCTACCAAGACGGAGCCCAAGCCGTACACTGGACGTGCGATGGTTCTCCGGTGTTTCAACTGGAAGACTCTGGCCGCATCCAACGGGGAACTACCATCACCCTAACCTTGATGGATGAAGAAACCGAATATTTGGAAACCTCCCGTATTCGTCAATTAATTAAAACCTATTGTGATTTTATGCCCGTCCCGATTAAATTGGACGGCGAAACCATTAACCGTCAAAAAGCACCTTGGCGGGAATCTCCTAATAATTTAACGTCTGAAGATTATTTAGAACTTTATCGCTATCTTTATCCATTCCAAGAAGAACCCTTACTGTGGGTACATCTCAATACCGACTATCCTTTTATTGTCAATGGGATACTCTATTTCCCCAAACTCAAACCCGATGTCGATGTTACCCAAGGCAATATTAAACTCTTCTGTAATCAAGTCTTTGTTAGTGACCACTGTGAAGATATTATCCCCAAATTCTTAATGCCTTTACGGGGGGTAATTGATAGTACCGATATTCCCCTGAATATTTCCCGCAGCGCCCTACAAACTAACCGCACTGTCCGCAAAATTGCCGACTATGTAGCGAAAAAAGTTGCAGACCGTCTCAAAGAATTGTATCGGGATAACCGCAAAGAATATATTCGCTGTTGGCAAGATATCGGTACTTTTGTCAAGTTTGGTTCCCTCAACGATGATAAGTTTAAAAAACAAGTTGAGGATATTCTGATTTACCGGACAACCTACACTCCAGAAACCCCCAACACCGAAGAGAAAGCCGTTGAAGTGCAGGTGCAAACTGAAGAAGGAGACGTTTGGCAGGAGGTAGCGTCCCAAACCCCTGAAAATACCGATGAAAAAGGACGTTATTACACCACCTTAAGCGAGTATCTCGAACGCAATAAACAACGCCATGAAAATCGGGTGTTTTATTGTACCGATGAAGCCACTCAAGCCACCTATATCCAGTTACACACCAGCCAAGGGTTAGAAGTCCTGTTCTTAGATTCCTTTATTGATAGTCATTTTATTAGTTTCCTAGAACGGGAACATACCGATGTTAAATTCTCACGGGTGGATGCGGAACTGGATGAGAATTTAATTGATAAGGACAACAACAGCGAAATTGTTGACCCCAAAACCAATAAAACCCGCAGTGAAGAAATTAAAGATTTGTTTACCGCAGCGCTAAATAAACCGAAATTAACGATTCGGACTGAATCTTTAAAATCGGAAAATACACCTCCGGCGATGGTATTATTACCGGAATTTATGCGACGGTTACAGGATATGACCGCCTTAATTCAACAACAAAAAGCAGAATTTCCTGAAGAACATATTCTGTTAATTAATACCGCCCATCCGTTGATTCAAAATTTAGTTAATTTGAGTCAAGGGGCGATTATTCAAGAAGGTGGCGAGTCTCCTTCGGCAGAATTAGCAAAAATGATTTGTCATCATGTCTATGACTTAGCGTTAATTGCTCAAAAAGGCTTTGATGGGGAGGGAATGAAGGACTTTGTAGAACGCTCTAACCAAGTGTTGACGCGGTTAACGTCTAATTAA
- the rpmB gene encoding 50S ribosomal protein L28: MSRICQLTGKRANNGMAVSHSHRRTHKLQEANLQWKRIWWPQGKRWVRLKLSTKAIKTIELKGLQAMAKKAGIDLNKF; encoded by the coding sequence ATGTCTCGGATTTGTCAGTTAACGGGCAAGAGAGCCAATAACGGAATGGCTGTGTCTCACTCCCACCGTCGTACCCACAAGCTACAAGAAGCAAATTTACAATGGAAACGGATTTGGTGGCCCCAAGGCAAACGCTGGGTTAGATTGAAACTGTCTACAAAAGCAATTAAAACCATTGAACTCAAAGGGTTACAAGCAATGGCTAAGAAAGCGGGAATTGATTTGAATAAATTTTAA